The following are from one region of the Rosistilla carotiformis genome:
- the typA gene encoding translational GTPase TypA, which translates to MRRNDLRNVVIIAHVDHGKTTLVDCLLRQSSEQRESDLRGERILDSNDLEKERGITILSKNIAIPYRGVKINVIDTPGHADFGGEVERVVRMADGALVLVDAAEGPMPQTRFVLEKALEAGVKPIVVINKIDRPDARSMEVLDEALELLAELGGEHFLDDASYVFASSKEGYATDDPTKPGTDMTPLLDRLVDDLPGPDVEVDAPLQMLVTTLDWSEYVGRIAIGRITSGTMSAEQTVAVHQSRDRIARRKIGGLYIFDKLGRVEVQKASAGEVVAIVGLDDVEIGDTICHPDHPMPLARLKVDEPTLEMVFSINSSPMVGREGKYVTTRQLKTRLEKELERNVALRVAPIEGTEAYAVRGRGVLHLSVLIETMRREGYELSVGKPRVVFQEIDGKKHEPYEILNVEVPEERMGPVMELVGHRRGLLEDISPRGSYQLLRFNIPARGLIGLRTRLLNATQGTAIIHHRFDSYRPVEGEVPTRSNGVLVSMTSGKAVPFSLFTLQDRSELFVRPGDEIYEGMIVGENVRDNDMTVNPTREKKLTNMRASGSDDNVVLKPARELFLEAALEFIEDDELVEITPLSIRLRKAVLRESDRRRISRSGSNA; encoded by the coding sequence ATGCGTCGAAATGATCTACGCAACGTCGTTATTATTGCCCACGTTGATCATGGTAAAACGACGCTCGTCGATTGCTTGCTGCGGCAAAGCAGCGAACAACGTGAATCCGATCTCCGCGGGGAACGAATCCTCGATTCCAACGATCTCGAAAAGGAGCGTGGAATCACGATCCTTTCGAAGAATATCGCGATTCCCTATCGCGGCGTGAAAATCAACGTCATCGATACCCCGGGCCACGCCGACTTTGGTGGCGAGGTCGAACGCGTCGTCCGGATGGCCGACGGTGCGTTGGTGTTGGTCGACGCCGCCGAAGGCCCTATGCCTCAAACACGTTTCGTGTTGGAGAAGGCGTTGGAAGCGGGAGTCAAGCCGATCGTTGTTATCAACAAGATCGATCGCCCCGATGCCCGTTCGATGGAGGTGCTCGACGAAGCCCTCGAATTGCTGGCGGAACTTGGCGGCGAACATTTCCTCGACGACGCTTCGTACGTCTTCGCTTCCAGCAAAGAAGGCTACGCCACCGACGACCCGACCAAGCCGGGGACCGACATGACACCGCTGCTGGATCGTTTGGTCGACGATCTTCCCGGCCCCGATGTCGAAGTCGATGCACCGCTGCAAATGTTGGTAACGACCCTCGATTGGTCCGAATACGTCGGCCGAATTGCGATCGGCCGGATCACATCGGGAACGATGTCGGCCGAACAAACCGTCGCCGTGCATCAATCGCGCGACCGAATCGCACGCCGCAAGATCGGCGGCCTGTATATCTTTGACAAATTGGGACGAGTCGAAGTCCAAAAGGCCTCGGCCGGTGAAGTCGTCGCGATCGTTGGTCTGGACGACGTCGAGATCGGCGACACGATCTGCCATCCCGACCATCCGATGCCTTTGGCTCGACTGAAAGTCGATGAACCCACGTTGGAGATGGTCTTCAGCATCAATTCATCCCCGATGGTTGGCCGCGAAGGCAAATACGTCACCACGCGCCAATTGAAGACGCGTCTGGAAAAAGAACTCGAACGAAACGTCGCCCTCCGCGTCGCACCGATCGAAGGAACCGAAGCTTACGCAGTGCGTGGCCGCGGTGTCCTGCACCTGTCGGTTTTGATCGAAACGATGCGCCGCGAAGGTTATGAATTGAGTGTCGGCAAGCCGCGCGTGGTCTTCCAAGAGATCGACGGCAAGAAGCATGAACCCTACGAAATCCTGAACGTCGAAGTCCCCGAAGAACGGATGGGGCCCGTGATGGAATTGGTCGGCCACCGCCGCGGATTGTTGGAAGACATTTCGCCGCGCGGCAGCTACCAATTGCTGCGTTTCAACATTCCCGCTCGCGGTCTGATCGGCTTGCGAACCCGGTTGCTCAACGCCACCCAAGGGACCGCGATCATTCACCATCGCTTCGACAGCTACCGTCCCGTCGAAGGCGAAGTGCCGACGCGCAGCAACGGCGTGTTGGTCTCGATGACCAGCGGCAAAGCAGTTCCGTTTTCGCTGTTTACGCTGCAAGACCGCAGCGAATTGTTCGTCCGCCCCGGCGATGAAATTTACGAGGGGATGATCGTTGGCGAAAACGTGCGCGACAACGACATGACCGTCAACCCAACCCGCGAGAAGAAGTTGACGAACATGCGGGCCTCGGGAAGTGATGACAACGTCGTCCTCAAGCCGGCGCGTGAGCTGTTCCTCGAAGCAGCGCTTGAGTTCATCGAAGACGATGAACTTGTCGAGATCACCCCGTTGAGCATCCGGCTGCGAAAAGCGGTTCTGCGGGAATCCGATCGCCGCCGCATCAGCCGTTCGGGGTCCAACGCGTAA
- the greA gene encoding transcription elongation factor GreA gives MSGSVPMTREGYNRLKAEVAHLEGVLMPDITEKLAAAREEGDLKENAEYHAQRENQGLLQAKINELKSKIARADIVDVSQLPKDEVVFGCKVTVKDLKYQDEEEFTLVGMGDDDLDAGKILVTSPIGQGLLGKKVGQVAEIDVPAGIQKFEVVKIEHPE, from the coding sequence ATGAGTGGATCGGTACCAATGACCCGCGAAGGTTATAATCGATTGAAAGCGGAGGTCGCCCATTTGGAAGGGGTGCTGATGCCCGACATCACCGAGAAATTGGCGGCGGCGCGCGAAGAGGGAGATCTGAAGGAGAATGCCGAATACCACGCCCAACGTGAGAATCAGGGGCTGTTGCAGGCGAAGATTAACGAACTGAAAAGCAAGATCGCTCGAGCGGACATCGTGGATGTTTCTCAGCTGCCCAAAGACGAAGTCGTGTTCGGCTGCAAAGTGACGGTGAAGGATCTGAAATACCAAGACGAAGAGGAGTTTACCCTGGTCGGAATGGGGGATGACGACTTGGACGCTGGCAAGATCCTGGTGACCAGTCCGATCGGGCAGGGGCTGTTGGGTAAGAAGGTCGGTCAGGTTGCGGAGATCGACGTCCCCGCGGGAATTCAAAAATTTGAAGTCGTGAAGATTGAACACCCAGAATAA
- the epmB gene encoding EF-P beta-lysylation protein EpmB, whose translation MKVPILANPTNPVRARSESSAHWQFQLKNAIRSGQELVELLGLQGAIAPSSQAATDFPVFVTREFLSRIRPGDPRDPLLRQVFPAASETEAVEGFSGDPLQEANFTRCGGLIHKYAGRVLLVTTGACAIHCRYCFRRHFPYSEVPHSIDQWRPALDEIAADESIEEVLLSGGDPLMLTDPVLARLIDALESIPHLRRLRIHSRLPIVLPSRVNDALVTMLTASRLTVWMVVHSNHANELDDEVGQGLGRLIDRGIPVMNQAVLLRGVNDDLDALTDLCRRLIDLRVTPYYLHKLDQVAGAAHFDVSKERGCELIEGLRTRLPGYAVPRFVIEQPDQPSKTAIV comes from the coding sequence ATGAAGGTTCCGATTCTAGCGAATCCGACAAATCCTGTCCGCGCCCGGTCGGAGAGTTCTGCGCACTGGCAGTTTCAGCTGAAAAATGCCATCCGTTCGGGGCAAGAACTGGTCGAATTGCTGGGTCTACAAGGCGCGATCGCTCCTTCCTCTCAAGCCGCCACCGACTTTCCGGTCTTCGTAACGCGTGAGTTCCTGTCGCGGATTCGTCCCGGCGATCCGCGCGACCCGCTCCTGCGGCAGGTCTTTCCGGCGGCCAGCGAAACCGAGGCGGTGGAGGGGTTTAGCGGCGATCCGCTGCAGGAGGCGAACTTCACACGCTGTGGCGGGTTGATCCATAAGTACGCCGGTCGTGTTCTGCTGGTAACGACCGGGGCGTGCGCGATCCATTGTCGCTATTGTTTCCGCCGACATTTCCCTTACTCCGAAGTCCCCCACTCGATCGACCAGTGGCGGCCGGCGCTCGATGAAATTGCCGCTGACGAATCGATCGAAGAAGTCTTGCTCAGCGGCGGCGATCCGTTGATGCTGACCGATCCGGTCTTGGCTCGTTTGATCGATGCCCTGGAATCGATTCCGCATCTGCGGCGGTTGCGGATCCACAGCCGATTGCCGATCGTGCTGCCGTCGCGGGTCAACGATGCTCTGGTCACGATGCTGACCGCTTCGCGGCTAACCGTGTGGATGGTCGTGCATTCGAATCACGCCAACGAACTGGACGACGAGGTCGGGCAAGGACTGGGGCGTTTGATCGATCGCGGCATCCCGGTGATGAACCAGGCGGTGCTGTTGCGCGGCGTCAACGACGACCTCGACGCGCTGACCGATCTCTGCCGGCGGCTGATCGATCTCCGCGTGACCCCTTATTACCTGCACAAGCTGGATCAGGTCGCCGGGGCAGCTCACTTTGACGTCTCAAAAGAACGAGGTTGCGAGCTGATCGAAGGATTGCGAACGAGGTTGCCCGGATACGCGGTCCCGCGATTTGTGATCGAACAGCCCGATCAACCCTCCAAGACCGCAATCGTCTAA
- a CDS encoding serine/threonine-protein kinase, which produces MTDTPNTPSGDALTAHDIGNDLTGCQLGDLQILRRLGRGGMADVYLAKQVSLERQVAVKILRASLANDNSYVERFRREARAAAKLSHPNIVQVYDVGRSDGRYFISQEFVDGRNLREQIDREGPLSLQRALDVMVGVAAALDAASEQGITHRDIKPENIMLSNKGDVKVADFGLARIANPGFQSDLTQVGLTLGTPLYMSPEQVQGKPVDVRSDLYSLGVTMFHVMTGRPPFEGETPLAIAVRHLHEVPPRISALRMDDHIPPWIEEVVARLMAKAPKARFDTPARLVEYLQKKIVESGGQETLGTLPVRLAATNTLQSVMSAEPSPNTGRLLWTAALLLPLLGLAAGVVSARHRADVAELLSTEAATVEPQDTVQRQFFEAMRINTPVAWQAVWGSFPPADSTENKIYAAKARIQLARLYDHQGLPESVERLARQVMNDPDLPPHLTAIAMAQCENSLRGMNKHDEAALLGDSLNRKWKELSVEGQSLFRLAVPRGVLDRLDL; this is translated from the coding sequence ATGACCGACACTCCCAACACTCCATCTGGCGACGCGCTCACCGCTCACGATATCGGCAACGATCTGACCGGTTGCCAATTGGGCGATCTGCAAATTCTGCGACGGCTGGGTCGCGGTGGCATGGCGGATGTCTACCTGGCCAAGCAGGTCTCGCTGGAACGCCAGGTCGCCGTAAAGATTCTGCGGGCATCGTTGGCCAACGACAACAGCTACGTCGAACGCTTTCGCCGCGAGGCCCGCGCGGCGGCCAAGTTGTCGCATCCCAACATTGTTCAAGTCTATGACGTCGGCCGGTCCGATGGCCGCTATTTCATCAGCCAAGAATTTGTCGATGGTCGCAATTTGCGGGAGCAGATCGATCGCGAAGGGCCATTGTCGCTACAGCGTGCTTTGGATGTGATGGTGGGGGTCGCCGCCGCGCTCGACGCCGCTTCAGAACAAGGCATCACGCACCGTGATATCAAGCCTGAAAACATCATGCTCAGCAACAAAGGGGATGTGAAAGTCGCCGACTTTGGGCTGGCGCGGATTGCCAACCCCGGCTTCCAGAGCGATTTGACGCAGGTTGGATTGACGCTGGGCACACCACTGTACATGAGTCCCGAACAGGTGCAGGGGAAACCTGTCGATGTGCGGAGCGATTTATATTCCTTGGGCGTGACGATGTTTCATGTCATGACCGGAAGGCCGCCGTTTGAAGGGGAGACCCCGTTGGCGATCGCGGTGCGGCACCTGCACGAAGTGCCGCCGCGGATCAGCGCCCTGCGGATGGACGATCATATTCCCCCTTGGATCGAAGAAGTGGTTGCGCGTTTGATGGCCAAAGCGCCCAAAGCACGCTTTGATACGCCGGCGCGACTGGTCGAATACCTTCAGAAGAAGATCGTTGAATCGGGTGGGCAGGAAACGCTTGGAACGCTGCCGGTTCGGCTGGCAGCGACCAATACGTTGCAGAGCGTGATGTCGGCGGAGCCTTCCCCGAACACGGGACGTTTGCTGTGGACGGCCGCACTGCTATTGCCGCTGTTGGGGCTGGCCGCGGGGGTCGTATCGGCGCGGCATCGAGCCGATGTTGCCGAGTTGTTGAGTACTGAAGCAGCGACGGTCGAGCCGCAGGATACGGTTCAGCGACAATTCTTCGAGGCGATGCGGATTAACACTCCCGTCGCATGGCAAGCGGTTTGGGGCAGTTTTCCCCCGGCCGACAGCACTGAAAATAAGATCTATGCCGCCAAAGCACGCATCCAACTGGCGCGGCTATACGATCACCAAGGCTTGCCCGAAAGTGTCGAACGGCTCGCCCGGCAGGTGATGAACGATCCCGACCTGCCGCCCCATCTGACAGCGATCGCAATGGCCCAGTGCGAAAACAGCTTGCGAGGAATGAACAAGCACGACGAAGCAGCGCTGTTGGGCGATTCGCTGAATCGAAAATGGAAAGAGCTGTCTGTCGAAGGGCAAAGTCTGTTTCGGCTGGCTGTCCCGCGAGGCGTCTTGGATCGGCTGGATCTCTAA
- a CDS encoding 3-hydroxyacyl-CoA dehydrogenase family protein → MNDQSAWDISLIGAGIVGRAIASDHLQHGLAIRLIDSNPQQLAAAVDALASQSHAAECPPKRWGDACWATELLPNGSQRGATPRQSIVIESIVERREPKQQVLALAEQLSGDDAILATNTSTIPLADVTQRVLSQGRCCGLHFFMPVDQRPLIEIITGDATSEATVAIAKRYAAALGKQHLIVRDAPGFVVNRMLVPYLNESVQLLCSGTPAEQIQRVATENGMPMSPLELMDWIGMETGFHAGRAIWQAFPSRIEPSPLTPAMVKAKLPGRAGGEGFYVYKADQRSATLGPTAQMLVERYTRETVARSDAQVAVRLFFPMLIEAACILLERVVGDLDSIERAFRGGLGFRDANGFIHRFDAFGNAQCLEELSQLSTLGRRFTAPPELLAALQATSSTTDALQQLCRLGDTQQPHTAASS, encoded by the coding sequence TTGAACGACCAATCGGCTTGGGACATTTCTTTAATCGGCGCTGGGATTGTTGGCCGCGCGATCGCTAGCGACCATTTGCAGCATGGACTTGCGATCCGCTTGATCGATTCCAACCCGCAACAGCTTGCCGCCGCCGTCGATGCACTCGCATCGCAGTCCCACGCAGCGGAGTGCCCTCCGAAACGATGGGGCGACGCCTGCTGGGCAACCGAATTGCTCCCCAATGGCTCGCAGCGTGGTGCGACGCCACGACAATCGATTGTGATCGAATCGATCGTCGAACGCCGAGAACCCAAGCAGCAAGTTCTGGCGTTGGCTGAACAGTTGTCCGGCGACGATGCGATCCTGGCAACCAACACGTCGACAATTCCTTTGGCCGATGTGACACAACGAGTTCTTTCGCAGGGACGGTGTTGCGGCCTACATTTCTTCATGCCGGTCGACCAACGGCCGCTGATCGAGATCATCACCGGCGACGCAACCTCCGAGGCGACCGTGGCGATCGCCAAACGCTACGCCGCCGCATTGGGCAAACAGCACTTGATCGTACGCGACGCGCCCGGCTTCGTCGTCAATCGGATGTTGGTGCCCTATCTTAATGAATCGGTTCAACTGCTTTGCAGCGGAACGCCCGCCGAACAGATCCAGCGCGTGGCAACGGAGAACGGCATGCCAATGTCTCCGTTGGAGCTGATGGACTGGATTGGGATGGAGACAGGATTCCATGCAGGGCGAGCGATTTGGCAAGCATTTCCCAGTCGTATTGAACCGTCGCCGCTCACCCCAGCAATGGTCAAGGCGAAACTGCCCGGACGCGCCGGCGGCGAAGGGTTTTACGTTTACAAAGCGGATCAAAGATCGGCAACGCTGGGGCCGACAGCCCAGATGTTGGTGGAACGCTACACTCGCGAAACGGTGGCGAGATCGGACGCCCAAGTCGCGGTGCGGCTGTTTTTCCCAATGCTGATCGAAGCCGCCTGTATCCTGCTCGAACGCGTTGTCGGCGACCTGGATTCCATTGAACGAGCGTTCCGCGGTGGGCTCGGGTTCCGCGATGCGAACGGGTTTATCCATCGATTCGATGCGTTCGGCAATGCACAATGCCTGGAAGAACTGTCGCAATTATCGACGCTTGGTCGTCGCTTCACCGCGCCACCGGAACTGCTTGCTGCACTGCAAGCGACCAGCTCGACGACCGATGCGTTGCAGCAACTTTGTCGGTTGGGTGATACCCAGCAACCGCATACCGCCGCCTCATCGTGA
- the tmk gene encoding dTMP kinase, with translation MFLSIDGIDGAGKTTQLERLCAGLRAAGTDVEFVRDPGSTPAGEAIRGLLLDSDLEMHRRCEALLYMAARAQLVEARIRPAITAGKTVVSDRYLLANVVYQSVGGETEPDQLWELGQIATAGIAPDLTILLDLPAETAALRRRGPADRVERRGVEYMEQVRQAFLKQLPRCQGATAVIDAGQEIDAVWEAIRQAVAATVGQQVL, from the coding sequence ATGTTCTTGTCGATCGATGGCATTGATGGTGCGGGCAAAACGACTCAATTGGAGCGTTTGTGCGCCGGGTTGCGCGCGGCGGGAACGGACGTCGAATTTGTCCGTGACCCGGGCAGCACCCCAGCGGGGGAAGCGATCCGCGGGCTGTTGTTGGACAGCGATTTGGAAATGCACCGTCGCTGCGAAGCGTTGCTGTACATGGCCGCCCGAGCGCAGTTGGTGGAAGCCAGGATTCGGCCTGCGATCACGGCCGGTAAGACGGTGGTCTCGGACCGATACTTGTTAGCAAATGTTGTCTACCAAAGTGTCGGTGGCGAGACAGAGCCCGATCAGCTGTGGGAACTGGGACAGATCGCAACCGCGGGGATCGCGCCAGACCTGACGATCCTGTTGGATCTGCCTGCCGAAACCGCGGCGCTGCGGCGTCGCGGCCCCGCCGACCGCGTGGAACGACGCGGCGTCGAATATATGGAACAGGTCCGGCAAGCGTTCCTGAAACAACTGCCACGCTGCCAAGGCGCGACCGCGGTGATCGACGCGGGGCAGGAGATCGATGCCGTTTGGGAGGCGATTCGCCAGGCGGTCGCCGCCACGGTAGGCCAGCAAGTCCTTTGA
- the efp gene encoding elongation factor P codes for MATYNTSDFRRGLKVQIDGEPYLMTEMTFVKPGKGNAMYKCRLRNLVRGTSLDRTYKGGDSLESADVEEIDTQFLYRQGDGFVFMDSKTFDQYELTAEQVDDAWKYLKDGISCTLTLYNGNPIVMSPPNHVEMEIIECQPGAKGDTATNVTKPAKVETGAEITVPGFIKEGNVIKIDTRTGAYVERVNN; via the coding sequence GTGGCAACGTACAACACAAGCGATTTCCGTAGGGGCCTCAAGGTTCAGATCGATGGCGAACCCTACCTGATGACCGAGATGACGTTCGTCAAGCCCGGCAAGGGGAACGCCATGTATAAATGCCGGCTGCGAAATCTTGTTCGTGGCACGTCGCTTGACCGTACCTATAAAGGGGGCGATTCGCTGGAGTCGGCCGATGTCGAAGAAATCGACACCCAGTTCCTCTATCGCCAAGGCGATGGATTTGTCTTCATGGACAGCAAGACTTTCGATCAATACGAACTGACCGCCGAACAAGTTGACGATGCGTGGAAGTACCTCAAAGATGGTATCTCCTGCACGCTGACGCTTTATAACGGCAACCCGATCGTGATGAGTCCTCCGAACCATGTCGAGATGGAAATCATCGAATGCCAACCGGGAGCCAAGGGAGACACGGCGACCAATGTCACCAAACCAGCCAAGGTAGAAACAGGTGCCGAAATCACGGTCCCTGGTTTTATCAAAGAGGGTAACGTGATCAAAATTGATACACGAACCGGCGCGTACGTCGAACGCGTCAACAACTAA
- a CDS encoding sigma-70 family RNA polymerase sigma factor, translated as MEVMEKELVDLIAKGKSQGYLTYEEVNNYLPDEDASPEKLDNLLLAIEDQGIELVDESLAGGLLAKGKLSEVDAFVPSSELPKASDDPIRMYLSQMAEIPLLTRDEEIALAKKIEVTRRQFRRAILESDFALRATVETLRNVHEGKLPFDRTIKVSLTERLTKEQVSARMPHNLRTVGILMDQNKQDFDVIVRKSSSDEDRATARCSFIRRRRKCLQLVEELSLRSRRVTPLMKQLENFSSRMDYIKQRMTQLGNDALSRDEDADLRQELRELIRVTQESPTSLRNRVAKFRKHFEAYEKVKRELSSGNLRLVVSIAKKYRNRGLSFLDLIQEGNTGLMRAVDKYEYRRGFKFSTYATWWIRQAITRAIADQARTIRIPVHMIDVLSKLRQVQKRMLQELRREPTMEEIALETEIPVEEVRRVMDIGRHPVSLDRPVGEGEDSSFGEFIEDNESDNPVRCASNGILRQKIEDLLKTLTYREREIIKLRYGLVDGYSYTLEEVGRIFKVTRERVRQIEAKAVRKLQSPNRADHLEGFLKSEV; from the coding sequence ATGGAAGTGATGGAGAAGGAACTCGTTGATCTGATCGCAAAGGGAAAGTCCCAGGGTTATCTGACTTACGAAGAGGTCAATAACTATCTTCCCGACGAGGATGCAAGTCCAGAAAAACTCGACAACCTATTGCTGGCTATCGAAGACCAAGGAATTGAACTGGTCGACGAATCGTTAGCTGGCGGATTGTTAGCCAAGGGAAAACTTTCGGAAGTCGATGCGTTTGTCCCCTCTTCCGAACTGCCCAAAGCCAGCGACGATCCGATTCGGATGTATCTGAGCCAGATGGCAGAGATCCCGTTGCTGACCCGCGACGAAGAGATCGCGTTGGCCAAAAAGATCGAAGTCACCCGTCGCCAGTTTCGTCGTGCGATCTTGGAATCTGACTTTGCTTTGCGAGCCACCGTGGAAACGCTTCGCAACGTTCACGAAGGCAAACTGCCCTTCGACCGCACCATCAAGGTCTCGCTGACCGAGCGATTGACCAAGGAGCAGGTGAGTGCTCGGATGCCGCACAATTTGCGAACCGTTGGCATCTTGATGGACCAAAACAAACAAGATTTCGATGTGATCGTGCGGAAGAGCAGCAGCGACGAAGATCGTGCCACCGCGCGATGCAGCTTCATCCGCCGACGCCGTAAGTGCCTGCAACTGGTTGAGGAACTGAGCCTTCGCAGCCGCCGAGTTACCCCGCTGATGAAACAGCTGGAAAATTTCTCGTCGCGGATGGATTACATCAAGCAACGCATGACCCAACTGGGCAACGACGCGTTGTCGCGTGACGAGGACGCCGACCTGCGTCAGGAATTGCGCGAACTGATTCGCGTCACTCAAGAGAGCCCAACTTCGCTGCGAAATCGTGTCGCCAAGTTCCGCAAACATTTCGAAGCCTACGAAAAAGTGAAACGCGAGCTGTCCAGCGGCAACCTGCGACTGGTCGTTTCGATCGCCAAGAAGTACCGCAACCGTGGGCTCAGTTTCCTCGACTTGATCCAAGAGGGAAACACCGGCTTGATGCGTGCGGTTGACAAGTACGAATACCGACGCGGATTTAAGTTCAGCACGTACGCGACGTGGTGGATCCGGCAAGCGATCACGCGTGCCATCGCCGACCAAGCACGGACGATCCGGATCCCGGTCCACATGATCGATGTGCTCAGTAAACTGCGACAAGTTCAAAAGCGGATGCTGCAAGAATTGCGTCGCGAACCGACGATGGAAGAGATCGCACTGGAGACCGAGATCCCCGTCGAAGAGGTCCGCCGTGTGATGGACATCGGCCGCCATCCCGTCAGCCTCGACCGCCCCGTCGGCGAAGGGGAAGACAGCAGCTTCGGTGAATTCATCGAGGACAACGAGAGCGACAACCCGGTCCGATGTGCCAGCAACGGAATCCTGCGTCAGAAGATCGAAGACCTGCTGAAGACGTTGACCTATCGCGAACGCGAGATCATCAAACTGCGTTACGGCCTAGTCGATGGCTACAGCTACACTCTCGAAGAAGTTGGGCGGATCTTTAAGGTAACTCGCGAACGCGTTCGACAAATCGAAGCAAAAGCTGTCAGAAAATTGCAAAGCCCCAACCGCGCCGACCACTTGGAGGGGTTCCTGAAAAGCGAGGTGTAA
- a CDS encoding DUF1501 domain-containing protein: MHNQGICGSAHARHAFESFGGTTHEGLCLASRRNFVKASAAGIAGLSLPTLLQQRAAASQAGRGISSNKSVILLWMTGGPSHIDTWDMKPDRPLNNRGPFSPISTAIPGEFICEHLPRQAAMLDKFTIIRSVDCRNSSHEPNMVMQTGNRDAAPRTNRVGANYPSIASIVAKERGPNQANMPAYVAFQKAAGHVGHAGYLGHAFDPFQGNDAAKLPIYDVVGKDSGRISDASMFNFAKDLSFQRIEQRQQLLRQLDQVRRNLDHSPAVQTMDQFQQQAIQTLTGTHVQQAFDLQQESQATRDRYGNHLWCQQALMARRLVESGVSFVTIDLSYHPSSGTWDNHGDNIPPYGGIERGLKPLLPLFDRLITTLVSDLDERGMLDDVMVIAMGEFGRTPNMGTQGSTDGRDHWPQVMSMCLAGGGMRHGQIIGATEKDGGQIKNRPVTPGDLAATIYHHMEVPQNVTYEDTRGRPHFAVQENGRPISELI, from the coding sequence ATGCATAACCAAGGCATTTGTGGCTCGGCTCATGCGCGACACGCATTCGAATCGTTTGGCGGCACCACGCACGAAGGCCTTTGCCTGGCCAGCCGTCGCAACTTCGTAAAGGCAAGCGCCGCCGGGATCGCTGGTCTTTCGCTCCCTACATTGCTCCAACAGCGAGCCGCAGCATCACAGGCCGGGCGCGGGATCTCATCTAACAAGTCGGTGATCCTGTTGTGGATGACCGGTGGTCCCAGCCACATCGACACGTGGGACATGAAGCCCGATCGGCCACTTAACAACCGTGGCCCCTTTTCGCCGATCAGCACCGCCATCCCCGGCGAATTCATCTGCGAGCACCTGCCGCGGCAAGCGGCGATGCTGGACAAATTCACGATCATTCGCTCGGTCGATTGCCGCAACAGCAGCCATGAACCGAACATGGTGATGCAAACAGGAAACCGCGACGCCGCCCCGCGAACAAATCGAGTGGGAGCCAATTACCCATCGATCGCCTCGATCGTCGCGAAGGAACGCGGCCCCAACCAAGCCAACATGCCGGCCTACGTCGCTTTCCAAAAAGCCGCCGGGCACGTCGGCCACGCGGGCTATCTTGGACATGCGTTCGATCCGTTCCAAGGCAACGATGCGGCGAAGCTGCCAATCTATGATGTCGTCGGCAAGGACAGCGGACGAATTTCCGACGCGTCGATGTTCAATTTCGCCAAGGACTTGAGCTTCCAACGGATCGAACAACGGCAACAACTGCTGCGACAGTTGGACCAGGTTCGCCGAAACCTGGACCATTCGCCAGCCGTTCAAACGATGGACCAATTCCAACAGCAAGCCATCCAAACCTTGACGGGCACTCATGTCCAACAAGCGTTTGACCTGCAACAGGAATCCCAGGCGACGCGCGATCGCTACGGAAACCATCTGTGGTGCCAGCAGGCACTGATGGCTCGCCGACTGGTCGAATCGGGAGTCTCGTTTGTGACGATCGATCTCAGCTACCATCCCTCCTCGGGAACCTGGGATAACCACGGCGATAACATCCCGCCCTACGGTGGGATCGAACGAGGCTTGAAGCCGTTGCTGCCTCTGTTCGACCGACTGATCACTACACTAGTTTCCGACCTCGACGAGCGGGGCATGTTGGACGACGTGATGGTGATCGCGATGGGTGAATTCGGCCGCACGCCCAACATGGGAACTCAGGGCAGCACCGATGGACGCGACCATTGGCCTCAAGTGATGTCGATGTGCTTAGCAGGTGGCGGAATGCGACACGGTCAAATCATCGGCGCGACCGAAAAAGATGGCGGCCAGATCAAGAACCGCCCGGTAACGCCGGGAGACTTGGCGGCCACGATCTATCACCACATGGAAGTCCCTCAAAACGTGACCTATGAGGATACGCGCGGCCGACCGCACTTTGCCGTCCAAGAAAACGGACGCCCAATCTCCGAATTGATTTAG
- a CDS encoding phosphoribosyltransferase, which translates to MMPHALLLSTDLFFASRIKSAATEAGYEMSMGKSVEKVTLKDDLRVVIVDLATTGSTVEAISEHIHQQTPTAKLIAFGPHVQTGRLDAAREAGFDLVLTRGQLDRGLSQLFPEL; encoded by the coding sequence ATGATGCCTCATGCGTTACTGCTGTCGACCGACCTCTTTTTTGCCAGTCGGATTAAATCAGCCGCCACCGAAGCGGGTTACGAAATGTCGATGGGAAAATCAGTCGAAAAGGTGACACTCAAAGACGACTTACGCGTCGTGATCGTCGACCTCGCCACCACAGGCAGCACGGTTGAAGCGATCTCCGAACACATCCATCAACAGACACCCACGGCAAAGCTGATCGCATTCGGACCTCATGTTCAAACCGGCCGATTGGATGCAGCTCGCGAAGCCGGGTTCGACCTCGTCCTAACACGCGGCCAACTCGATCGCGGCCTATCGCAATTGTTTCCCGAACTCTAG